The following proteins are encoded in a genomic region of Methanoculleus bourgensis MS2:
- a CDS encoding MarC family protein — protein MAGVDLVASLAEFTAFSLVAVASIIAVMNPASTIVVYTALTEGMSGSERQKVINTSMKIAFIVLAFFALTGQLIFSIFNITVPAFQIAGGILLVSVATGMLNTKGESYSPEELENIAVVPLAFPLSCGPGTITTVILLASGPEGVAGIIAVFAGIIVALAISYIGMLYGPTVFAYIGEEGLRVVPKLLAVIVLAIAIQFIINGISAAMPQLLGSIDLGGLV, from the coding sequence GTGGCCGGGGTGGACCTGGTAGCCAGTCTTGCTGAATTCACGGCCTTTAGCCTGGTCGCGGTCGCCTCGATCATCGCGGTGATGAACCCGGCCTCTACGATCGTGGTCTACACGGCGCTCACCGAGGGCATGAGCGGGAGCGAGCGCCAGAAAGTCATCAACACCTCGATGAAGATCGCCTTCATCGTGCTCGCTTTTTTTGCTCTCACGGGGCAGCTGATCTTCTCGATCTTCAATATCACCGTTCCGGCGTTCCAGATCGCGGGCGGTATCCTGCTGGTCAGCGTGGCGACCGGGATGCTCAACACGAAGGGCGAGTCGTACTCGCCCGAAGAACTGGAGAATATCGCCGTCGTCCCGCTGGCCTTCCCGCTCTCGTGCGGCCCGGGGACGATCACGACGGTGATCCTGCTCGCATCGGGCCCTGAGGGGGTGGCGGGGATTATCGCCGTCTTTGCAGGGATCATCGTGGCTCTTGCCATCTCCTACATCGGGATGCTCTACGGGCCGACGGTCTTTGCCTACATCGGGGAGGAAGGGTTACGGGTCGTCCCGAAACTCCTGGCGGTTATCGTCCTTGCCATCGCCATCCAGTTCATCATCAACGGGATTTCGGCGGCGATGCCCCAGCTCCTCGGCAGCATCGATCTTGGCGGACTGGTATGA
- a CDS encoding phosphatase PAP2 family protein has product MTDVQITLIRVLQDQAAWLAAPMLFFSFLGQPEFFLLVVALLYWCSNPRLGLRLGLLMAISAGLSTALKIAFHLPRPYWVSPEVRALASHPSFGLPSGHAQGAVTFWGLLAADARRGWFSLFVVALVFLIGASRIFLGVHFPVDVIAGFAFGLAILIGFLALEEPVGRRIAALPVSRQILLAFAGSIALVLTSLAALAALGDWQVPASWAAGAIQQSGQPIHPLDPGGAVTAAGFFFGFAAGAAAAWPRRGSICITGKWSDRLLRYVFGIIVAGMIWFGLGLLVPPEPIIAAYILQYLRTAAAAAWVSYGAPVVFARVYPAGRA; this is encoded by the coding sequence ATGACCGATGTTCAGATCACGCTCATCCGGGTGCTCCAGGATCAGGCGGCGTGGCTTGCCGCCCCCATGCTTTTCTTCTCTTTTCTCGGGCAGCCGGAGTTCTTCCTGCTCGTCGTCGCACTCCTCTACTGGTGCTCAAACCCCCGTCTTGGGCTCCGTCTGGGTCTGCTCATGGCGATATCAGCCGGGCTCTCCACGGCCCTGAAGATTGCGTTTCACCTTCCCCGCCCCTACTGGGTCAGCCCTGAGGTCAGGGCGCTTGCGAGTCATCCGTCGTTCGGTCTCCCCTCAGGCCACGCCCAGGGTGCGGTGACGTTCTGGGGTCTGCTCGCCGCCGATGCCCGGCGCGGATGGTTCTCTCTCTTCGTGGTCGCCCTGGTCTTCCTCATCGGTGCGTCACGCATCTTTCTTGGTGTCCACTTCCCGGTCGACGTCATCGCGGGGTTTGCGTTCGGTCTTGCCATCCTCATTGGGTTCCTCGCCCTCGAGGAGCCGGTGGGCCGCCGCATCGCCGCCCTCCCGGTTTCCCGGCAGATCCTGCTCGCGTTTGCCGGTTCCATTGCCCTGGTACTGACCTCGTTAGCTGCTCTTGCAGCTCTCGGGGACTGGCAGGTTCCTGCGTCCTGGGCTGCGGGGGCGATTCAGCAGTCGGGCCAGCCTATCCACCCGCTCGACCCCGGGGGCGCCGTGACGGCGGCGGGGTTCTTCTTTGGGTTTGCGGCCGGGGCGGCGGCTGCCTGGCCTCGCCGGGGGAGCATCTGCATCACCGGGAAGTGGTCAGACCGCCTGCTCCGCTACGTCTTCGGCATCATCGTGGCCGGGATGATCTGGTTCGGGCTCGGGCTCCTCGTCCCGCCGGAGCCCATTATCGCGGCGTATATCCTCCAGTACCTCCGGACCGCCGCCGCTGCCGCCTGGGTCTCGTACGGCGCCCCGGTGGTCTTTGCCCGCGTATACCCGGCGGGCCGTGCCTGA
- a CDS encoding NfeD family protein, with product MLVEGIALGWVLIVLGAVLLLIEVYQPGFFIAVPATVLIILGVLLLLGVDILSSPTGLIVGVVVAMVAASVTVWVYSRLTPGKKPPTTLSRDSLVGLEGLVVREVEAGTISGKVRIGSMEWSARTESGSIPAGRRVTVVHSEGVHIVVKEIE from the coding sequence ATGCTTGTAGAGGGGATAGCTCTAGGCTGGGTGCTGATCGTACTTGGGGCAGTGCTGCTCCTGATTGAGGTCTACCAGCCCGGGTTCTTCATCGCCGTTCCTGCCACGGTCCTGATCATCCTCGGGGTTCTCCTCCTCCTCGGCGTCGATATCCTTAGTTCTCCCACCGGCCTCATCGTTGGGGTTGTGGTGGCAATGGTAGCTGCTTCGGTCACAGTCTGGGTCTACAGCCGTCTCACGCCCGGGAAGAAACCCCCCACGACCCTCTCCCGGGACTCGCTCGTCGGCCTTGAGGGGCTGGTGGTCAGGGAGGTCGAGGCCGGGACGATCTCAGGGAAGGTGCGGATCGGGAGCATGGAGTGGAGCGCGCGAACCGAGTCAGGCAGCATTCCCGCCGGGAGAAGGGTTACTGTTGTTCACTCCGAAGGAGTACATATTGTTGTGAAGGAGATTGAGTAA
- a CDS encoding SPFH domain-containing protein, whose amino-acid sequence MLLGSIPWTGLITVFLIIVIVVIFASGVVIVQPYEQGLQIRLGQYIGRMNPGFRWVIPLVTRVVKLDLRTEVMDVPRQEVITKDNSPTNVDAIVYVRVIDPEKAYFEVMNYRAATVALAQTSLRGIIGDMELDEVLYNRDIINARLRDILDRETDAWGVKVERVEIKEVDPVGPVKQAMTEQTAAERERRAAILRADGEKRSAILKAEGKRQSIILEAEGERQSKILRAEGDRTSRILQAQGEAQGLRIISVGSRPLDRRAITVLSLDALKQMADGQATKIIFPFEVSTIVKQAAEYLGATVEAPEVPEGTEVPPEDILGEIPSREELRATEEAAKVPDIDIEKEMQKKPKNLVEEEEEKEGL is encoded by the coding sequence ATGCTTTTAGGGTCTATTCCGTGGACCGGACTGATTACGGTCTTTCTTATTATTGTTATCGTCGTCATCTTCGCCAGCGGCGTAGTGATTGTGCAGCCATACGAACAGGGTCTCCAGATCCGTCTGGGCCAGTACATCGGGAGGATGAATCCCGGGTTCCGGTGGGTGATCCCGCTGGTCACGAGGGTCGTGAAACTCGATCTCAGGACTGAGGTGATGGATGTCCCGCGGCAGGAGGTGATCACGAAGGACAACTCCCCGACGAACGTCGACGCGATCGTCTACGTCCGGGTGATCGACCCCGAGAAGGCCTACTTTGAGGTGATGAACTACCGGGCGGCGACGGTGGCGCTCGCCCAGACAAGCTTGCGCGGGATCATCGGCGACATGGAACTCGACGAGGTTCTCTACAACCGGGACATCATCAACGCCCGTCTCCGTGACATCCTGGACCGGGAGACCGATGCCTGGGGCGTGAAGGTCGAGCGGGTGGAGATCAAGGAGGTCGACCCGGTCGGCCCGGTCAAGCAGGCGATGACTGAACAGACTGCTGCCGAGCGGGAGCGGCGTGCCGCGATTCTCAGGGCGGACGGTGAGAAGCGCTCCGCGATCCTCAAGGCCGAAGGGAAGCGGCAGAGCATCATCCTGGAGGCTGAGGGCGAGCGGCAGAGCAAGATCCTCCGGGCCGAGGGGGACCGGACGTCCCGGATCCTGCAGGCACAGGGCGAGGCGCAGGGGCTGCGCATCATATCGGTCGGCTCCCGGCCGCTGGACCGGCGGGCGATCACGGTCCTCTCGCTCGATGCCCTGAAGCAGATGGCAGACGGCCAGGCGACGAAGATCATATTCCCGTTCGAGGTCTCGACCATCGTCAAACAGGCAGCCGAGTACCTCGGGGCCACGGTCGAGGCTCCGGAGGTTCCTGAAGGGACGGAAGTGCCGCCAGAGGATATTCTCGGGGAGATCCCGAGCCGGGAGGAACTCCGGGCCACGGAGGAGGCGGCAAAGGTCCCTGACATCGATATCGAGAAGGAGATGCAGAAGAAGCCAAAGAACCTGGTGGAGGAAGAGGAGGAGAAGGAGGGGCTGTAG
- a CDS encoding PRC-barrel domain-containing protein: MSKTFSRSLARKKVMSNDGMLIGTIRNVMVDLNTGQVVDLIVKPDDTFRTDGYRMDGDRMFVPFEAVKDIKDYIVVDRYLLKRSG; this comes from the coding sequence ATGAGCAAAACTTTCTCTCGTAGCCTTGCCAGGAAGAAAGTGATGAGTAATGACGGTATGCTCATCGGGACCATCAGGAATGTCATGGTCGACCTCAACACAGGGCAGGTTGTCGACCTCATCGTCAAGCCTGACGACACGTTCAGGACGGATGGCTACAGGATGGATGGGGACAGGATGTTTGTGCCGTTTGAGGCGGTAAAGGACATAAAAGATTATATCGTCGTCGACCGCTACCTGCTGAAGAGATCGGGATAA
- a CDS encoding phosphoglycolate phosphatase, translated as MLKALVSDVDGTITDRRRRINTDAIEALRTLVDAGIEVVLASGNTVCFMDGLCKMVGTDGTIISENGGVYRRGFGGTLHIPGDQKVCLEAFEVLRDHFAGEGVRLELFSAQYRFADVAFARNIDPDDVRTVVRDHHLPVRVLDTGFAIHLQDPGVSKGTAMRDLAREMGLLPDEILAIGDSENDIEMLKAAGVGVAVANAPEPTRSAADWVPRESYGDGFIETVKKYYPDLFSR; from the coding sequence GTGCTGAAGGCGCTCGTAAGCGACGTCGACGGCACCATCACCGACCGGCGTCGGCGCATCAACACAGACGCCATCGAGGCTCTCCGGACGCTCGTCGACGCCGGCATCGAGGTGGTGCTTGCAAGCGGCAACACCGTCTGCTTCATGGACGGGCTCTGCAAGATGGTTGGGACGGACGGGACGATCATCAGCGAGAACGGCGGCGTCTACCGGAGGGGGTTTGGAGGCACCCTCCACATTCCCGGCGACCAGAAGGTCTGTCTGGAGGCGTTTGAGGTCCTCAGGGACCACTTCGCCGGGGAGGGGGTCAGACTCGAACTCTTCAGCGCGCAGTACCGGTTCGCCGATGTGGCCTTCGCCCGGAATATCGACCCCGATGATGTGAGAACAGTCGTCCGTGACCACCACCTCCCCGTCCGGGTGCTGGATACCGGGTTTGCGATCCACCTCCAGGACCCGGGGGTGAGCAAGGGAACGGCGATGCGGGATCTCGCAAGAGAGATGGGGCTTCTCCCCGACGAGATCCTGGCTATCGGGGACTCGGAGAACGATATCGAGATGCTCAAGGCCGCAGGCGTCGGTGTTGCGGTTGCAAACGCCCCGGAACCGACCCGGTCAGCGGCGGACTGGGTACCCCGGGAGTCGTATGGAGACGGGTTTATAGAAACGGTGAAAAAGTATTATCCCGATCTCTTCAGCAGGTAG
- the radA gene encoding DNA repair and recombination protein RadA: MSEIDLEDLPGVGPTTAEKLREAGYGTVESIATATTSDLAEAAEIGEGTAKKVILAARKMADIGGFKTGRDILDKRKDVKKLKTLVPEFDELVGGGLETQAITEVYGEFGSGKSQLVHQMAVNVQLPEESGGLHGSVIYVDTENTFRPERIEQMVNGLPEDVDLGELEEILERIHVARAHSSDHQMLLLDTARELANDLRNSEYPVRLFVIDSLTSLFRSEYAGRGTLAARQQKLNRHMHDLLKLIDDHNAVGLVTNQVMSNPAVLFGDPTKPIGGNIVGHTATFRLYLRKSKGGKRVARLVDSPNLPEGEAAFMVEQAGLKQC; encoded by the coding sequence ATGTCAGAGATTGATCTTGAAGATTTACCAGGCGTCGGGCCAACCACCGCTGAGAAACTCCGCGAGGCCGGTTACGGAACCGTCGAGAGCATTGCAACGGCCACCACATCAGATCTCGCCGAGGCGGCGGAGATCGGTGAGGGGACCGCCAAGAAGGTGATCCTCGCCGCCCGGAAGATGGCGGATATCGGCGGCTTCAAGACGGGCCGGGATATCCTGGATAAGAGAAAAGATGTCAAGAAACTGAAGACGCTGGTCCCCGAGTTCGACGAACTGGTCGGCGGGGGTCTTGAGACCCAGGCAATAACCGAGGTTTACGGGGAGTTCGGGTCAGGGAAGAGCCAGCTTGTCCACCAGATGGCCGTCAACGTCCAGCTCCCTGAGGAGAGCGGGGGCTTGCACGGGAGTGTCATCTACGTCGATACCGAGAACACGTTCCGTCCGGAGCGTATCGAGCAGATGGTCAACGGGCTCCCGGAGGATGTGGACCTCGGAGAACTCGAGGAGATCCTCGAACGGATCCACGTCGCCCGGGCACACAGTTCCGACCACCAGATGCTGCTCCTCGATACCGCACGGGAACTTGCAAACGACCTGCGCAACTCCGAATACCCGGTCAGGCTCTTCGTCATCGACTCGTTGACGTCCCTCTTCCGTTCGGAGTACGCGGGGCGCGGCACCCTTGCTGCCAGGCAGCAGAAACTGAACCGCCACATGCACGACCTCCTGAAACTGATCGATGACCACAACGCCGTCGGTCTCGTGACCAACCAGGTCATGTCGAACCCGGCCGTCCTCTTCGGTGACCCCACAAAGCCGATCGGCGGCAACATCGTCGGCCACACCGCAACCTTCCGGCTCTACCTCCGCAAGAGCAAGGGCGGGAAGAGGGTCGCGCGCCTGGTGGACAGCCCGAACCTCCCCGAGGGTGAGGCGGCGTTCATGGTCGAACAGGCAGGGCTCAAGCAGTGCTGA
- a CDS encoding nucleotide-binding protein, whose translation MKFHYLLVDDLVGKEEFERRVEEKVAESGDLLDERTAAMLVVKDLGRAHIRIRDLPAASSLVCFFAKVLSVEEPREFERPDGTTGLVANVMVGDETGKARMTLWDEKAGAVHELEAGDVLEILGRPKGGGRHPDVTAVAVQEAACEISCPEETDASALPEPGGDLEVRIIAVESPRTFTRRDGSTGEMVEAVIGNETGVFRLVAWAPAALLGIEAGTSVVIRGAVPRENDQGIEFSLGEAGSVSPSDREITVPMDTVADVEEGRSYSLAGTIQSIQPPHSFITRSGRQSSVRNLIVADETGETPVVIWGEKAEEHLVPGDRIEVYNAGARRGRYGDLELHLSWGSALVVLAEEEKEVEVVGTIIATAQGVCIDTGDACYLLTEPLPVGYEVRARGTVHRGVITISHMEAALPDPEDLQSRLDHFSGRP comes from the coding sequence GTGAAGTTTCACTACCTCCTGGTCGACGACCTGGTGGGAAAGGAGGAGTTCGAGCGCCGGGTCGAGGAGAAGGTGGCGGAGTCGGGCGACCTGCTGGACGAACGGACAGCGGCGATGCTGGTCGTCAAAGACCTCGGGCGGGCGCATATCAGGATACGCGACCTCCCGGCGGCCTCAAGCCTGGTATGCTTCTTTGCAAAGGTGCTCTCCGTCGAGGAGCCGAGGGAGTTTGAGCGCCCCGACGGCACGACCGGGCTTGTCGCGAACGTGATGGTAGGCGACGAGACCGGAAAGGCCAGGATGACCCTCTGGGACGAGAAGGCCGGTGCTGTCCACGAACTTGAGGCCGGGGATGTGCTCGAGATCCTCGGCCGGCCGAAAGGCGGCGGGAGACACCCCGACGTCACCGCCGTCGCCGTCCAGGAAGCGGCGTGCGAGATCTCCTGCCCAGAAGAGACGGATGCCTCCGCGCTCCCCGAACCGGGAGGAGACCTCGAGGTCAGGATCATCGCCGTCGAGAGCCCGCGGACGTTTACCCGGCGCGACGGGAGCACCGGCGAGATGGTCGAAGCGGTGATCGGGAACGAGACCGGCGTCTTCCGGCTCGTCGCCTGGGCCCCGGCTGCCCTTCTCGGGATTGAGGCGGGGACGAGCGTCGTCATCCGCGGTGCCGTTCCCCGCGAAAACGACCAGGGCATCGAGTTCAGCCTCGGCGAGGCGGGGTCTGTCTCGCCCTCTGACCGGGAGATCACCGTCCCGATGGATACCGTCGCGGATGTAGAGGAGGGAAGGTCGTACTCGCTTGCCGGGACGATCCAGAGCATCCAGCCGCCCCACTCGTTCATCACGCGGAGCGGGAGACAGTCATCGGTCCGCAACCTGATCGTCGCCGATGAGACCGGGGAGACGCCGGTCGTCATCTGGGGCGAGAAGGCGGAGGAGCACCTGGTTCCCGGGGACCGGATCGAGGTCTACAACGCAGGCGCCCGGCGAGGGCGCTACGGCGACCTCGAACTCCACCTCTCCTGGGGGAGCGCTCTTGTCGTCCTCGCCGAAGAGGAGAAAGAGGTGGAAGTCGTTGGGACGATCATCGCCACCGCACAGGGAGTCTGCATCGATACCGGCGATGCCTGCTACCTCCTCACCGAACCGCTGCCCGTCGGGTACGAGGTGCGCGCCAGGGGCACGGTGCACCGGGGCGTGATCACCATCAGCCATATGGAGGCTGCGCTCCCTGATCCGGAAGACCTGCAGAGCCGCCTGGACCACTTCTCCGGGAGACCCTGA
- the lysA gene encoding diaminopimelate decarboxylase has protein sequence MILPPHLTVRGGHLHIGEHDTVDLAERFGTPLYVTEERRIRENFRRLSAALTAHYPKVRVLYAAKANGNLAIFRTLASMGAGVDVFSAGELTLALAAGMRPESLLFNGSSKSPSDLALAVEKGVRVSVDSLDELRQLNAAAGEAGKTVDIAFRVNPAIDVPTHPKIATGLATSKFGIPAGEILDAYRHALAAEHINPVGIHCHIGSQILDVEPFAREVEVLIGVARDLIEIGVDLSFIDIGGGLGIPYRRETDRAPAPEDYAGAVMPVFLKGIHELGIEPELWVEPGRWLVADSTILLSRVNSVKTAHTTFANVDAGFNLLVRPTMYDSYHEVVAANKADAPAVREYSIAGPICETGDILAKDRMLPDLSAGDIIAVLDAGAYGFAMSSQYNSRPRCPEVILSGEKAALMRRAETIDDLTAPMAVPPWQA, from the coding sequence GTGATCCTCCCCCCTCACCTCACGGTCAGGGGCGGGCATCTCCACATCGGTGAGCACGACACGGTGGACCTCGCGGAGCGGTTCGGCACCCCGCTCTACGTCACCGAAGAAAGACGTATCCGCGAGAACTTCCGGCGCCTCTCAGCGGCGCTCACCGCCCATTACCCGAAGGTCAGGGTGCTCTACGCTGCAAAGGCGAACGGCAACCTGGCGATATTCCGGACGCTCGCGTCGATGGGCGCCGGGGTCGATGTCTTCTCTGCCGGGGAACTCACCCTCGCTCTCGCGGCCGGGATGCGGCCCGAGTCACTCCTCTTCAACGGGAGTTCGAAGAGCCCCTCAGACCTCGCCCTCGCGGTCGAGAAGGGCGTCCGGGTCTCGGTGGACTCGCTCGACGAACTCCGGCAGCTCAACGCGGCAGCCGGAGAGGCGGGGAAGACCGTCGATATCGCCTTCCGCGTCAACCCGGCCATCGACGTCCCCACCCATCCAAAGATCGCGACTGGCCTGGCCACAAGCAAGTTCGGCATCCCGGCGGGAGAGATCCTGGACGCCTACCGCCACGCGCTCGCCGCCGAACACATCAACCCGGTCGGCATCCACTGCCACATCGGCTCGCAGATCCTTGACGTCGAGCCCTTCGCCCGTGAGGTCGAGGTTCTGATCGGGGTCGCCCGCGACCTCATCGAGATCGGGGTCGATCTCTCGTTCATCGATATCGGCGGCGGCCTCGGCATCCCCTACCGTCGGGAGACCGACCGCGCCCCGGCGCCGGAAGACTACGCGGGAGCGGTCATGCCGGTCTTCCTCAAAGGCATCCACGAACTCGGGATCGAGCCCGAACTCTGGGTCGAGCCAGGCAGGTGGCTCGTCGCCGACTCCACGATCCTGCTTTCCCGGGTCAACTCGGTCAAGACCGCTCATACGACGTTTGCCAACGTCGACGCCGGGTTCAATCTGCTGGTCCGCCCGACGATGTACGACTCCTACCACGAGGTCGTCGCGGCGAACAAGGCTGACGCGCCCGCGGTGCGGGAGTACTCCATCGCGGGGCCGATATGCGAGACCGGGGATATCCTCGCAAAGGACCGGATGCTCCCCGATCTATCGGCCGGCGACATCATCGCGGTGCTGGATGCCGGGGCCTACGGGTTTGCAATGTCGTCCCAGTACAACAGCCGCCCCCGGTGCCCCGAAGTGATCCTCTCAGGCGAGAAGGCGGCACTGATGCGCCGGGCCGAGACGATCGACGACCTGACCGCCCCCATGGCAGTCCCGCCCTGGCAGGCGTAG
- a CDS encoding LL-diaminopimelate aminotransferase, with the protein MYARRMDHLPPYLFARIDEMKEEKLRQGVDVIDLGVGDPDLPTPPHIVEALCTAARDPANHHYPSYTGMLAYREAVAEWYQGRFGVDLNPKKEVLALIGSKEGIAHIAEAFVNPGEVVLAADPGYPVYKTSTLFAEGKVYEMPIRAENDFLPVLDDIPADVVKQAKLLFINYPNNPTAAIAPLSFFEEVVEFAREHNIVVVHDNAYSEITFDGYRAPSFLEADGAMEVGVEMHSLSKTYNMTGWRIGMACGNPEIIAGLGRVKTNVDSGAFNAVQHAAIAALTGPQDCVGQACSVYQERRDVLVAGLSEIGFDVRAPKATFYVWVPVDDCMAFAAKLLDQAGIVATPGVGFGRNGEGFIRFAITRSIERITEAVDRMRGLDL; encoded by the coding sequence ATGTACGCAAGACGCATGGATCACCTTCCACCATACCTTTTCGCACGTATTGACGAGATGAAAGAGGAGAAACTGCGCCAGGGTGTCGATGTCATCGATCTCGGCGTCGGCGACCCCGACCTCCCCACCCCGCCGCATATCGTGGAGGCGCTCTGCACCGCAGCCCGCGACCCGGCGAACCACCATTACCCCTCCTACACCGGTATGCTCGCCTACCGCGAGGCAGTGGCTGAGTGGTACCAGGGCCGGTTCGGGGTCGACCTGAACCCGAAGAAGGAAGTGCTCGCCCTCATCGGGTCAAAGGAGGGCATCGCCCATATCGCCGAGGCCTTCGTCAACCCGGGCGAGGTCGTCCTGGCCGCCGATCCCGGCTACCCCGTCTACAAGACCTCCACGCTCTTTGCCGAGGGTAAGGTCTACGAGATGCCCATCCGCGCCGAGAACGACTTCCTCCCGGTGCTCGATGACATCCCCGCCGATGTGGTGAAGCAGGCAAAACTGCTCTTCATTAACTACCCAAACAACCCCACTGCGGCCATAGCCCCGCTCTCGTTCTTCGAGGAGGTCGTCGAGTTTGCGCGGGAGCACAACATCGTCGTCGTCCACGACAACGCCTACTCCGAGATCACCTTCGACGGCTACCGGGCGCCCTCGTTCCTCGAGGCTGACGGCGCCATGGAGGTGGGCGTCGAGATGCACTCGCTCTCAAAGACCTACAACATGACCGGGTGGCGGATCGGGATGGCCTGCGGGAACCCCGAGATCATCGCCGGGCTCGGCCGGGTCAAGACGAACGTCGACTCGGGCGCGTTCAACGCCGTCCAGCACGCCGCTATCGCGGCGCTCACCGGCCCCCAGGACTGTGTCGGGCAGGCCTGCTCGGTCTACCAGGAGCGCCGGGACGTGCTTGTCGCGGGCCTCTCCGAGATCGGGTTTGACGTCCGGGCACCGAAGGCCACCTTCTACGTCTGGGTGCCGGTCGACGACTGCATGGCGTTTGCCGCAAAACTCCTCGACCAGGCAGGGATCGTCGCGACCCCGGGGGTGGGTTTCGGCAGGAACGGCGAGGGGTTCATCAGGTTCGCCATCACCCGCTCGATCGAGCGGATCACCGAGGCGGTGGACCGGATGCGGGGGCTCGACCTGTGA
- the nifS gene encoding cysteine desulfurase NifS, whose product MSDQDQRTVYMDHAATTFIKPEVLAAMTPYFSRYFGNPSSLYRFAHTSREGVEEARARVATALGAEPEEIYFTAGGSEADNWAIKGVAAAHRKRGDHIITSAIEHHAVLHPCRALEKQGYQVTYLPVDEFGRVDPADVEDAITDRTILVSVMTANNEIGTIQPVAEIGRVAHDHDVLFHTDAVQAVGAVPIDVDAMGIDLLSLSAHKFYGPKGIGALYIRRGTRIESLVHGGGQERGRRAGTENVPGIVGLGRAIELATADIEGHNRRIAAMRDRLVRGVLGSIPDTRLNGHPKERLPNNANFSFRYVEGESILLLLDAHGICASTGSACSSASLEPSHVLLAIGLPHEEAHGSLRLTLGDANTGEDVDYVLSVLPEVIGRLRQISPLTPACARMPEIE is encoded by the coding sequence ATGAGCGATCAGGATCAACGCACCGTGTACATGGACCACGCTGCGACGACATTCATAAAACCCGAGGTCCTCGCGGCGATGACCCCGTATTTCTCCCGGTATTTCGGCAACCCCTCGTCTCTCTACCGGTTTGCCCATACGTCCCGGGAGGGCGTGGAAGAGGCCCGGGCCCGGGTTGCGACGGCCCTTGGGGCGGAGCCGGAGGAGATCTACTTTACCGCCGGCGGCAGTGAGGCTGACAACTGGGCGATCAAGGGGGTTGCGGCAGCCCACCGGAAGCGCGGGGACCATATCATCACCTCCGCGATCGAGCACCACGCCGTCCTCCACCCCTGCCGGGCGCTGGAGAAGCAGGGCTACCAGGTCACCTATCTCCCGGTCGACGAGTTCGGCCGCGTTGACCCGGCCGACGTCGAGGACGCGATCACCGATCGGACCATCCTCGTCTCGGTGATGACCGCAAACAACGAGATCGGGACCATCCAGCCGGTCGCGGAGATCGGCCGGGTCGCGCATGATCACGACGTCCTCTTCCACACCGACGCCGTGCAGGCAGTTGGCGCGGTGCCGATCGATGTTGACGCGATGGGGATTGACCTCCTCTCGCTCTCGGCCCACAAGTTCTACGGCCCCAAGGGGATCGGAGCGCTCTACATCAGGCGGGGGACGCGGATCGAGAGCCTGGTCCACGGCGGCGGACAGGAACGGGGACGGCGGGCCGGGACCGAGAACGTCCCCGGCATCGTCGGACTCGGGCGCGCGATCGAACTTGCGACCGCCGATATCGAGGGGCACAACCGCCGGATAGCCGCGATGCGGGACCGCCTGGTCCGTGGAGTCCTTGGCTCGATCCCGGACACCCGGTTGAACGGTCACCCAAAAGAGCGGCTCCCGAACAACGCGAACTTCAGTTTCAGGTATGTCGAGGGCGAGTCGATCCTTCTGCTGCTCGATGCGCATGGTATCTGTGCATCCACGGGGAGCGCCTGCTCCTCGGCGTCGCTTGAGCCCTCACATGTGCTGCTCGCTATCGGACTCCCCCACGAGGAGGCGCACGGCTCGCTCCGGCTGACGCTCGGTGATGCCAACACGGGAGAAGATGTTGACTATGTCCTATCCGTGCTGCCGGAGGTGATCGGGCGGCTGCGGCAGATATCGCCGCTGACGCCTGCCTGCGCCCGGATGCCGGAGATCGAGTGA
- the cutA gene encoding divalent-cation tolerance protein CutA yields MVLPEYIVVFCTAPAGEAEMIAKALVDARLAACVNVTGVQSCFRWEGTVSSEPEELLIVKTQQRLLDQLIARIRGLHSYETPEIIAIPIVGGYAPFLDWIGEETA; encoded by the coding sequence ATGGTTCTCCCGGAATACATTGTGGTCTTCTGCACGGCCCCGGCCGGGGAGGCAGAGATGATCGCAAAAGCGCTCGTCGATGCCCGGCTGGCCGCCTGCGTGAACGTTACCGGCGTGCAGTCCTGCTTCCGGTGGGAGGGGACGGTCTCGAGCGAGCCCGAAGAACTCCTGATCGTCAAGACGCAGCAGCGCCTGCTTGACCAGCTCATCGCCCGGATACGGGGACTCCACAGTTACGAAACCCCTGAGATCATCGCCATACCCATCGTCGGCGGCTACGCCCCTTTCCTCGACTGGATCGGGGAGGAGACAGCCTGA